DNA sequence from the Kiloniellales bacterium genome:
GAACACGCTGTGGGCGATGATGACGTTGCCCAGCCCCAGCGAAAGGCCGATGGCGGCGAAGAAGGACAGGGTCGCGACCGCGGTCACGATCTCCGGCACCACCAGCGGCAGGGTCAGCACGGCGTAGGCCGCCGTTCGGCCGCGGAAGCGCCCGCCGCGGGCCAAGGCCAGGGCGGCGCAGGTCGCCAGCACCGTCGCGATGGCGGTCGCCACGGTGGCGACGGTCAGGCTGTTGAGGGCGGCGCGCTGGATATCGTCGTTGGCGAAGGCGCGCAGGTACCACTCCAGGCTGAAGCCGGCCCAGATCGTCGCCGAACGCCCGGCGTTGAAGGAGAAGACCACCAGGATCGCGATCGGCGCGTAGAGGTAGAGGAAGAAGACCAGGGTCGTCGCGCCGAAGCCGGGAAAGCGCCCGACCGCGAAGCCGCGGCGGGAAGGCGTGACCGGCGCCGCGGCGGTCTCCCGCGCGCCTTCGGCCAGCGCCGTCACTGTCCCGGCTCC
Encoded proteins:
- a CDS encoding ABC transporter permease, with translation MTALAEGARETAAAPVTPSRRGFAVGRFPGFGATTLVFFLYLYAPIAILVVFSFNAGRSATIWAGFSLEWYLRAFANDDIQRAALNSLTVATVATAIATVLATCAALALARGGRFRGRTAAYAVLTLPLVVPEIVTAVATLSFFAAIGLSLGLGNVIIAHSVFCIPFAFLPIRARLQGMDTTLEQAAQDLYASEWQTFRHVTLPLLMPGVLSGAMLAFIISIDDFIITLMVAEAGSTTLPLYIYGMVRMGITPEVNAVSTVLLLVSVLFVSLSYLVGRRR